A stretch of Myxocyprinus asiaticus isolate MX2 ecotype Aquarium Trade chromosome 42, UBuf_Myxa_2, whole genome shotgun sequence DNA encodes these proteins:
- the depdc5 gene encoding GATOR complex protein DEPDC5 isoform X6 gives MTVTMKANKSYKLVVHKKGFGGSDDELMMNPKVFPQVKLGDIVEIAHPNDEYSPLLLQVKSLKEDLQKETISVDQTVAQAFKLRAYQDVIINIVDPKDVTLDLVELTFKDQYIGRGDMWRLKKSLVSTCAYVTQKVEFAGIRAQASELWVKGEKVTCGYISEDTRVVFRSTSAMVYIFIQMSCEMWDFDIYGDLYFEKAVNGFLSDLFAKWKEKNCSHEVTVVLFSRTFYSAKTLEEFPEAQRASIRQDHEGRYYEDFYRVVAQNERRDEWTSLLITIKKLFIQYPVLVRLKGADGFHCGQNSTAAQGNYLEAINLSFNVFDKHYINRNFDRTGQMSVVITPGVGVFEVDRLLMILTKQRMIDNGIGVDLVCMGEQPLHAVPLFKLHNRTVPGDSRIGDDYNLPHWINHSFYTSKSQNSCSCFTPRIKLAGRKAHAEKAKNIKEHAICAPKDENSLPIQVDYDAYDAQVFRLPGPSRAQRSTNFRSSRERESVSRKSWGSADVSGGLVGNSPPTRPTGPEEQRSLASDDSLGHISNILLIPRPVQGQYEISSSLGYTSCTRELLEKMVESQRDSSAPGRFTVGSAESTLHVRPGGYTPQRALINPFAPSRMPMKLTSNRRRWMHTFPVGPSGEAIQIHHQTRQNMAELQGSEQRDPARTSAELLELAYHEATGSKRTSSRHTGENGLYITGGSDCVSGSPASSNSTGTPMNRSSFEDYSSSPDPILLLSAPPTVPSFCCTVGVDWKSLTTPACLPLTTDYFPDRQTLQNDYTEGCYDLLPHTDLESSRVSAKVLYNSESKKGRMLWIKLCVRPDSQMNMSNISKDTCSKA, from the exons AAACCATCAGTGTAGATCAGACAGTAGCTCAGGCCTTCAAGCTGCGTGCCTACCAGGATGTCATCATCAACATTGTGGATCCAAAG GATGTGACTCTGGATCTGGTGGAGCTGACTTTCAAAGATCAGTATATTGGACGAGGAGACATGTGGAGACTGAAGAAGAGCTTA GTGAGCACATGTGCATATGTGACCCAGAAAGTCGAGTTTGCAGGCATCAG GGCCCAGGCCAGTGAATTGTGGGTTAAAGGAGAGAAGGTCACTTGTGGCTACATTAGTGAAGATACACGG GTGGTGTTCCGATCCACATCAGCGATGGTTTACATATTCATTCAGATGAGCTGTGAGATGTGGGACTTTGATATCTATG GTGATCTTTACTTTGAGAAAGCTGTCAATGGTTTCCTCTCCGATCTGTTTGCCAAATGGAAA GAGAAAAACTGCAGCCATGAGGTCACAGTAGTGTTGTTCTCTCGTACCTTCTACTCCGCCAAAACACTAG AAGAGTTCCCCGAGGCCCAGAGAGCCTCCATCAGACAAGACCATGAAGGACGTTATTATGAAGATTTCTACAG GGTGGTGGCCCAGAATGAAAGACGTGATGAGTGGACATCTCTGCTCATCACCATTAAGAAGCTCTTTATCCAGTATCCTGTGCTGGTGCGTCTTAAAGGAGCAG ATGGATTCCATTGTGGCCAGAATTCCACAGCTGCTCAGGGAAATTATCTTGAAGCCATCAACTTGTCGTTCAATG tgtttgaTAAGCACTACATCAACCGGAACTTCGATCGCACTGGTCAGATGTCTGTAGTCATCACTCCAGGAGTGGGTGTGTTTGAGGTGGACCGCTTGCTCATGATCCTCACCAAACAACGCATGATAGACAATG GCATTGGCGTAGATCTTGTGTGTATGGGAGAGCAGCCCCTCCATGCTGTTCCACTCTTTAAG ttacataacCGCACGGTGCCTGGAGACTCCAGAATCGGAGATGACTACAACCTGCCTCACTGGATCAACCACAG CTTTTACACTTCAAAGAGCCAAAACTCTTGCAGCTGTTTTACACCACGGATCAAGCTGGCTGGACGGAAG GCTCATGCTGAGAAAGCTAAAAACATCAAAGAACATG CTATCTGTGCTCCCAAAGATGAGAACAGCCTTCCCATCCAGGTGGACTATGATGCCTATGATGCTCAGGTCTTCAGACTTCCTGGTCCCTCAAGAGCTCAGCGGTCCACCAACTTCAG GTCGAGTCGAGAGAGGGAATCAGTCAGTAGGAAAAGCTGGGGCTCAGCTGATGTCAGCGGAGGTCTAGTGGGCAACTCTCCCCCCACCAGACCCACCGGACCGGAGGAACAGAGGAGCCTGGCATCAGACGACAGCCTGGGCCACATCTCCAACATCCTACTCATCCCACGACCAGTTCAGGGCCAGTACGAGATCAGCAGCTCCCTCGGGTACACCAGCTGTACAAGAG AGTTACTGGAGAAGATGGTAGAATCCCAAAGGGACTCCAGCGCTCCGGGTCGCTTCACTGTGGGTAGTGCTGAGTCCACCCTGCACGTCCGGCCGGGCGGTTACACGCCCCAGAGGGCCCTCATCAACCCCTTCGCTCCCTCACGCATGCCTATGAAACTCACTTCCAATCGGCGTCGCTGGATGCACACCTTTCCCGTGG GTCCATCTGGAGAGGCGATCCAGATCCACCACCAGACCAGACAGAACATGGCAGAGCTGCAGGGCAGTGAACAAAGAGACCCAGCACGCACGTCCGCAGAATTGCTGGAACTGGCCTATCACGAGGCCACGGGAAG caAGAGGACGTCATCTCGTCACACAGGAGAGAATGGACTGTACATCACTGGAGGTTCTGACTGTGTCTCTGGAAGCCCAGCCAGTAGTAACAGCACTg GAACACCAATGAATCGCAGTTCCTTTGAGGACTACTCCAGCAGTCCAGATCCAA TCCTGCTGCTGTCTGCCCCTCCGACAGTGCCTAGCTTCTGCTGTACAGTGGGGGTGGACTGGAAGTCCCTCACCACTCCTGCCTGCCTCCCCCTCACGACCGATTACTTTCCCGATCGCCAAACCCTGCAGAACGACTACACAGAGGGCTGTTATGACCTACTGCCCCACACTGACCTGGAGAG CAGCAGAGTTTCAGCCAAAGTGCTCTACAATTCAGAAAGTAAAAAAGGAAgaatgctatggattaaactgtgtgtCAGacctgattcccaaatgaacatgagTAACATCAGTAAGGACAcctgctccaag GCGTGA
- the depdc5 gene encoding GATOR complex protein DEPDC5 isoform X7 — MTVTMKANKSYKLVVHKKGFGGSDDELMMNPKVFPQVKLGDIVEIAHPNDEYSPLLLQVKSLKEDLQKETISVDQTVAQAFKLRAYQDVIINIVDPKDVTLDLVELTFKDQYIGRGDMWRLKKSLVSTCAYVTQKVEFAGIRAQASELWVKGEKVTCGYISEDTRVVFRSTSAMVYIFIQMSCEMWDFDIYGDLYFEKAVNGFLSDLFAKWKEKNCSHEVTVVLFSRTFYSAKTLEEFPEAQRASIRQDHEGRYYEDFYRVVAQNERRDEWTSLLITIKKLFIQYPVLVRLKGADGFHCGQNSTAAQGNYLEAINLSFNVFDKHYINRNFDRTGQMSVVITPGVGVFEVDRLLMILTKQRMIDNGIGVDLVCMGEQPLHAVPLFKLHNRTVPGDSRIGDDYNLPHWINHSFYTSKSQNSCSCFTPRIKLAGRKAHAEKAKNIKEHAICAPKDENSLPIQVDYDAYDAQVFRLPGPSRAQRSTNFRSSRERESVSRKSWGSADVSGGLVGNSPPTRPTGPEEQRSLASDDSLGHISNILLIPRPVQGQYEISSSLGYTSCTRELLEKMVESQRDSSAPGRFTVGSAESTLHVRPGGYTPQRALINPFAPSRMPMKLTSNRRRWMHTFPVGPSGEAIQIHHQTRQNMAELQGSEQRDPARTSAELLELAYHEATGSKRTSSRHTGENGLYITGGSDCVSGSPASSNSTGTPMNRSSFEDYSSSPDPSVWVWWGCP, encoded by the exons AAACCATCAGTGTAGATCAGACAGTAGCTCAGGCCTTCAAGCTGCGTGCCTACCAGGATGTCATCATCAACATTGTGGATCCAAAG GATGTGACTCTGGATCTGGTGGAGCTGACTTTCAAAGATCAGTATATTGGACGAGGAGACATGTGGAGACTGAAGAAGAGCTTA GTGAGCACATGTGCATATGTGACCCAGAAAGTCGAGTTTGCAGGCATCAG GGCCCAGGCCAGTGAATTGTGGGTTAAAGGAGAGAAGGTCACTTGTGGCTACATTAGTGAAGATACACGG GTGGTGTTCCGATCCACATCAGCGATGGTTTACATATTCATTCAGATGAGCTGTGAGATGTGGGACTTTGATATCTATG GTGATCTTTACTTTGAGAAAGCTGTCAATGGTTTCCTCTCCGATCTGTTTGCCAAATGGAAA GAGAAAAACTGCAGCCATGAGGTCACAGTAGTGTTGTTCTCTCGTACCTTCTACTCCGCCAAAACACTAG AAGAGTTCCCCGAGGCCCAGAGAGCCTCCATCAGACAAGACCATGAAGGACGTTATTATGAAGATTTCTACAG GGTGGTGGCCCAGAATGAAAGACGTGATGAGTGGACATCTCTGCTCATCACCATTAAGAAGCTCTTTATCCAGTATCCTGTGCTGGTGCGTCTTAAAGGAGCAG ATGGATTCCATTGTGGCCAGAATTCCACAGCTGCTCAGGGAAATTATCTTGAAGCCATCAACTTGTCGTTCAATG tgtttgaTAAGCACTACATCAACCGGAACTTCGATCGCACTGGTCAGATGTCTGTAGTCATCACTCCAGGAGTGGGTGTGTTTGAGGTGGACCGCTTGCTCATGATCCTCACCAAACAACGCATGATAGACAATG GCATTGGCGTAGATCTTGTGTGTATGGGAGAGCAGCCCCTCCATGCTGTTCCACTCTTTAAG ttacataacCGCACGGTGCCTGGAGACTCCAGAATCGGAGATGACTACAACCTGCCTCACTGGATCAACCACAG CTTTTACACTTCAAAGAGCCAAAACTCTTGCAGCTGTTTTACACCACGGATCAAGCTGGCTGGACGGAAG GCTCATGCTGAGAAAGCTAAAAACATCAAAGAACATG CTATCTGTGCTCCCAAAGATGAGAACAGCCTTCCCATCCAGGTGGACTATGATGCCTATGATGCTCAGGTCTTCAGACTTCCTGGTCCCTCAAGAGCTCAGCGGTCCACCAACTTCAG GTCGAGTCGAGAGAGGGAATCAGTCAGTAGGAAAAGCTGGGGCTCAGCTGATGTCAGCGGAGGTCTAGTGGGCAACTCTCCCCCCACCAGACCCACCGGACCGGAGGAACAGAGGAGCCTGGCATCAGACGACAGCCTGGGCCACATCTCCAACATCCTACTCATCCCACGACCAGTTCAGGGCCAGTACGAGATCAGCAGCTCCCTCGGGTACACCAGCTGTACAAGAG AGTTACTGGAGAAGATGGTAGAATCCCAAAGGGACTCCAGCGCTCCGGGTCGCTTCACTGTGGGTAGTGCTGAGTCCACCCTGCACGTCCGGCCGGGCGGTTACACGCCCCAGAGGGCCCTCATCAACCCCTTCGCTCCCTCACGCATGCCTATGAAACTCACTTCCAATCGGCGTCGCTGGATGCACACCTTTCCCGTGG GTCCATCTGGAGAGGCGATCCAGATCCACCACCAGACCAGACAGAACATGGCAGAGCTGCAGGGCAGTGAACAAAGAGACCCAGCACGCACGTCCGCAGAATTGCTGGAACTGGCCTATCACGAGGCCACGGGAAG caAGAGGACGTCATCTCGTCACACAGGAGAGAATGGACTGTACATCACTGGAGGTTCTGACTGTGTCTCTGGAAGCCCAGCCAGTAGTAACAGCACTg GAACACCAATGAATCGCAGTTCCTTTGAGGACTACTCCAGCAGTCCAGATCCAA gtgtgtgggtgtggtgGGGGTGCCCCTGA